TGGGCCGTCCATGCCGACGCGGAGAAGACCTTGCGCGCCCTGGGCGAGCGTGGCGACATTATCCGCACCATGCAGCGGGCCATGCGCGGCGAGCAGCGCGAGCTGACGGTTTTCGAGCCTGCCGATGATGGCCGAACCATCCTCGGCCGCGTGGCCGCGAAGGGACTGGCCGACGAACTGCGCGACCGGGGCTATCTGGTCATCGACGGCGTGGACGGCAAGGCCCACTACGTCGCGCTCAACGCCCGCGACGAACTGGCGAACTATCCCGCCGGCGCCGTGGTGGAGGTGAAGGGATCGGCCGACGTGCGCGCGGCCGACAAGAACATCGCCGCGCTGGCGAGCGATGGGCTGTACCGCACCGACCACCACCTTGCCATCGCGCAGGGGCAGGCCATGCCCGGCCGTGATCCGCAGGAAGTCGTCGCGGCCCACGTCCGCCGGCTGGAAGCCTTGCGCCGCGCCGGCATCGTGGAGCGCGTGGCCGAGGGGTTATGGAAGGTGCCGGACGATCTGCCTGAGCAGGGCCGCCGTTACGACGCGCAGCGCCTGGGCGGCGTGGCCGTGGAACTGAAATCACACTTGCCCATCGAGCGGCAGGCCCGCGTGATCGGGGCCACCTGGCTCGACCACCAACTGATCGGCGGCGGTAAGGGCTTAGGCGGCCTGGGCTTCGGCGGCGAGGCCAAACTGGCCATGCAGCAGCGCGCCGACTTCCTGGCCGAACAGGGGCTGGCCGAGCGACGCGGGCAGCGCGTGATCCTCGCGCGCAACCTGCTGGGCACGCTGCGCAACCGGGAGCTGGCGCAAGCCGCCAAGGACATTGCGGCCGAAACCGGCCTTGAGCACCGCCCGACGGCTAACGGGCAGCGCATGGCCGGCATTTACCGGCGCAGCATCATGCTAGCCAGCGGGCGCTACGCGATGCTCGATGACGGCATGGGATTCAGCCTGGTGCCGTGGAAGCCGGTGATTGAGCAACGGCTAGGTCATCAAATAGCCGCAACAGTACGCAGTGGCGGAGTGTCGTGGGAGATTGGGCGACAGCGCGGCATATCTATTGGCTGAAGCAGCTACGCGGACAAGTGAACCTGCATCATGCGGCAATTCTGCCGCTGGTAGTCTTCACGGACACGGGGAAAAGTCTGCTGGTAGTGCTCAATTGACTACGGCTGCTGGGTGCGGTCCAGAGGACTTTAATGGCAAGGTACTACTAGCCCAATGGACGTGACGCCATCGCTCGACTCGGCCACGGTACGCCCTCCGTGCATGCGGGCGATGGCGGCCACAATGGCCAAGCCAAGCCCGTGATTGCGAAGGCCATCCGTTCGCGCCGCGTCCACGCGGTAGAAGCGGTTGAACAGGTTCGGCAGGTGTTCAGCGGGGATCGTGTGGCCCTGGTTCACAACTCGTAGAGCTACCTCGTCGCCCAGCCGCTCGATCTTCACCGCAATCGTGCTCTGCGGGCGAGCATGCCGAGTCGCGTTGCCAATCAGGTTGGACAGGGCGCGCTGCAGCAGCCGCATGTCTGCCGCGCCAGTGGCGTCACCGTCCACAAGCAACTGAAGTCCAGCTTCCTCAATGGCGGCCTCGTGAAGATCTGCTACCGCGCGCGCAACGTCAGCCAGACTATCGATCGCCTCACGACGCGCCTCGGTTCCGCGATCGGCCTGCGACAGAAACAGCATATCTTGCACGATCATCGACATGCGTTGCAGGTCTTCGAGGTGCGCGCCCAACACGTCCCGGAGCGACTCGACATTGCGTGCCTTGCGCAAAGCAATCTCGGTGCTTCCCATCAAAGTCGCCAGCGGCGTGAACAATTCGTGAGCGACGTCAGCGTTGAACGCTTCCAATTGTTCGTAGGCCTTGTGAAGACGCCTCAACAGTCCGTTGACATGAGTCACAAGCGGAACCAGTTCGTCGGGTTGCCCGGTGCCGTCCAATTGTTGATGCAGCGTATCGGCTTCCAGCGCCTGAATCTGGGGAGATAGATCGCGTACCGGCCGCAGACCGATTTGTACGAGCGTGAAGCCTCCGGCCGCAATCACCACGGCTCCAGCGAGTGCGGCCACGATCAGCGTGCGCGCCAAGCGCTTGAGCACGCGGTCGTCTTCGCTAACGTCGAGGCTCAGTAGCCCGTGAACAGAACTGGCGTCCGTCTTGCCCTCAAATCGCAGGTTCATCGTGCGGTGCTTGGCTGACACAACCGGGTTGGCCTCAGGCACGCGGCCAACGGCGCCAGAGTGGAGCCGGCGACCAGCAGAGTTGGTGTAGAGCACTCGATCATCGGCGTCGATCAGGATGATCCCCACGTTCGAGTGCCCGACCATGGCATCGTCGAGCTTGTGCGTGAGCATCGCATTGTCCAGCGTTCCTCCCTCGGCAATAAGGTGATTCACTTGAAGCTGCTTCTGTCGCAGCGTGTCCATCTGGCGCTCCTCGAAGCTCAACGCCGTAGCGGTATAGACCGCCAAACAGGTCAGTGCGAGCCCCGCCAGCGTCAGGAGAGCGAGCCAACGTGCAAGTCGTCGGCCCAGCGATCCGCCTTGCTGCGTACTCACGATGGCCTATCTTCGAGCACGTAGCCCATGCCGCGGACGGTGTGCAGCAGCGGTCGCGCGAAGGGCAGATCAAGCTTGTTGCGCAGCCGACGCACGGCGACGTCGATCACGTTGGTGCCGTGGTCGAAATTCACGTCCCACACTTGTTCAGCAATCTCGGTGCGTGACAGTACCTCTCCCTTGCGTCGCAGAAGAAGTGTCAGCAACTGGAACTCCTTGGCTGACAGGTCGATGCGCTGGCCTGCCCGAGTCGCGCGCCGCTTTACCAAGTCCACTTGCAAGTCTCCCAGAAGCAGAACAAGCGCGTCGGGTGCCGGTACTGTACCGGCCACGCGACGCAGGAGCACCTCGATGCGCGCAACCAACTCGGAGAACGCGAAGGGCTTCACAAGATAGTCATCCGCACCGGCCTTCAACCCACGCACCCGATCCTCGACGCGATGGCGGGCCGTCAACATGATCACCGGTGTTTGTTTGCTTTGTCGCAGCGCAGCCAGCAAGCCGAAGCCATCGATACCCGGCAGCATCGTGTCCAGGACGATTAGGTCGTAGTTGCTGGTAGAGGCCATGTGGAGACCATCGATGCCATTGGCGGCCACATCAATCACGTAGCCCTCTTCAGCCAGCCCCTTGCGCAGATAGTCCGCGAGCTTGACCTCATCCTCTACGATAAGCAGCTTCATGGCCTGCACCACGCCGTCACCGGCTGCTCGCTATCTGTCGAAATTGTCATCTGCACGTTTTGCTCCCGTTCGAGGTCTCTGCCTACATTGCGCTCATGCCTTCGGGCATGTTGATTTTCCAGTCTTGAACCGCAAAGGACCGCGCAATGAAACTTACCCACCTCGTCGCCCTCCAGGCTGTCGTATTGGTCACGGCACTGCCGATGTCAGCCCAGGCGAATTCCATCTGGCATCCTGCACCCACTGAAGAAGGCTTCACCTACCATCCCGACCATTGGAAGAGCACCAAGACCCGCGCCCAGGTGATGGCCGAGGTCGAGGTAGCTCGCAAGGACGGTACGCTCGCGTTGATGGCGCGTGGACTGCCTGTGCCCATCAAGAGTTCGGAGTCGCCGAAGACGCGCGCGCAAGTTATCGAGGAAATGCGTAACGAGTTACCGGAGGCTCGGCGCGAACGGCTCAAGCTGTATTCTGGCGGCCAATAACTTGGTGGAGCGCCTTGAATCGTGTCAATCGCGAGTCGCCTAGGCCTTACAGCAAATCGCACGTAGCTGCGACCCACGGCGGCCGAGCAGGTCAACGCCCAAAGCCGCCACTCTTGTACTCCATCGTTACTGCTGCGCACTTTGCGCCGCTTGACTCGCCACTTCTCTACCGTGATCAGCGATGGCTCGCGGCCCTCATACGCCGCAGTCCGGTCCGAACACTCCAAATGGATCCGTTTCACCTTGTCGGCGAGGCAGGCCCTTCCCTTTCCTGATTCCCGTCCGCACCCGGAAATGCGCTGCCTTGCCATTGCCTCACCGCCATCAGTAGCGGCTCCAAGTCCGATTAACCTCACCGTCGGCTAGTGCGTAGCGGGTATCTACGGGCGCTTCGTCATGCTCGATGACGGTATGAGATTCAGCCTGGCGCTATGGATGTCGATGATCGAGCAGCGACCAGGGCGCAACTTGCGGCATGCGTGCATGAAGGCGGCGTGCGGTGAAGGTCGGTAAACAGCGCCACCTTCGCGTCTCTTGAGTACCAAGGCAAATATCTGCAGTTCCGCTGAAACTGTGAAATCGCAGTGGCATGTGCCTGATAAATCAGACACACGCCGGAACTCGAACTCACTGAACTCGCTTGAGTTGGCTGTACTCCCCACGAGTGCGCAATAGCATCTCCACTTTGGTTGTGCCGCGATTGCGCCAGAACCAGCCGTGATTGCCAGTGAAGGCAGCCGTAAGCACGCCTTCATCCTTTGGAACGCCTCGCCCCTTCTCATAGCTGATCGATCGGCCACTAGCATCGCCGTGTGCGTCGTAGTTGACGACGCCGCCATTGACTATCCAGGCGTACTCGGCTTTGGCTCCTTCCTTCATCACGAGCTTGATTTCGATGCCTTGCCCTGGAGACAAGCTGAAGCGCTCCTCGTCTTTCCAGTCGATTTGGGCCTGAGAGGGAACTGACCGTTCTGCCGCAGCAATCCGAGCCGCGTCGTCCGCTGTTGCAGGGGGCATCTGCTTGGATTGAGCGTCGGTTCGACCTGCAGGCTTTGCATCAGCGGAGGCATCTGCCGCAGCCTCGGCAGCCAGTTGCATCTTGATCTCGCCCATCTCGCTCAGCCGCAGAGTCCGCCCCATACCGGTGAAATCGATGCCGTACTCGGCCGGCAAGACCACGGTAACGAGCAGTATGGCGGCAGAAGTCGCGGCAACAATGGTCGAGCGTAGAAGTTGCTTGGAGGAAGGAAGTTCAACGCGAGTTGGGCTATCACTGTTGTACATAAATTCAATCCTTGAAAAATCAGGAAACGAAGAAGCCGGTCAATTGATAGCCCACAAGCATGAAGCCCAGGCTCATCATGACCACATTGGCGCTGTAGGCGTGACGCAAGAAGCTGCGGGTGCGACGCCAATAGCCCATGACGATAAGAATGACGGCGAGAGCCATCAACTGGCCTAACTCCACCCCAACGTTGAAGGCCAGCAAGTTAGGGACTAGTCCATCGGGCGAAATCTCGTATTCGAGAATCTTGGTAGCGAGGCCGCATCCGTGGAACAGTCCAAACACCAAGGTTGCAACCTTGGTGTTGGGCTGGAACCCCAGCCAACGTTGGAAGGCACCAATGTTGTCGAGTGCCTTGTACACCACAGACAAGCCGATGATGGCGTCGATGACATAGCTATTGATGCCGACGTTCAAGTACACGCCCAGGATCATGGTGGTCGAGTGACCCAGAGCGAACAAGCTCACGTAGATGGCGATGTGCTTCATCCTGTAGAGGAAGAAGATGACGCCGAACAGAAAGAGAATGTGGTCGTAGCCCGTCATCATGTGCTTGGCACCCAGATAGACGAAGGGCAGCAGGTTCACTCCAGAGATTTCCTGGATGTACCCTTTGTCGCCTTCGGTCACAGCATGGGCGATGGCCTCTGCCGTAAAGGTAAGTAGGGTGGCGAAAACGAGCGTAGTGAGGAGCAGACGGGACCGCCAGTTCAACCACGGAAGAACTGGTGACCCGCCGCGAGAGCGGATGTGCATGAAGACTCCAAGGAGGATGGACTAGAGAAAAGCTGATCGCGGCACGCGCATGCGTGCACATTGATGCTCGTGGTCCATCCGCGGAGGCCTTTCCAAACGAGACGCATGAAGTCGCCCGGACTCACGCTGACCGCTTGCGCACCAATCGGGCGACTCTGAAGTCCACGCCTTGAAGCCCGCTGGCAAGGCGTGGGGCTGGTCGTGAAGGTGATCGTTGGAATGGTGAGGATGATCGAAGCCTATGTCCCCGCCAGCATCATCGTGGTCGCTGTGCCAATGGCCATGTGTTCGATCTGAGTCGCTTTCAATGCCGTGGTCCATAGCCGCCAGCTCCGAGAAGCCGTGTGAGCTTGTGATACCAATGGCGGAATACAGCATTCCGAACGCGATGATCACGAGCGCTGCCCAGCGCATAGCGGAGGAACGCATCATGTAGGCGAAGCCGGATGCTGGTGGCATGAGCGGTGTGGGAGGGATGGAAATGGTGGCCCAAAAGCGATATCATATCCCCTCCAGTGGCATAGGATAAATTAACCATCCCGAGCTTATGAACTCACCTCACCCTCACGTACATCAAACACACCCCGCGATCGTCAAGCGGCTGCGCCGCGCCGGAGGTCATCTGAACAGCATCGTGGAAATGATCGAGCAAGGCCGCTCCTGCCTCGACATAGCCCAGCAGCTACAGGCGGTGGAGAAGGCAATTCAGCAGGCGAAGAAGACGCTCATTCAGGACCACCTTGATCACTGCCTGGAGGATGTGGTTGGCCCCTTGGCGCGCGATCAACGCGAGTCCATGGCCGAGTTCAAAGAAATCACCCGATACCTGTGAGCCTTCTATGCCGTCTCTTGCCCAACTGATTCACCAGGGAACCGCGAGCGTCTGACGCCATGCTGCAGATTCTTGCCAACCGCACGTACCGACACCTGTTCCTTGCACAGGTGATCGCGCTCGTCGGTACGGGATTGGCGACAGTCGCGCTCGGGCTGCTGGCATACCAGTTGGCAGGGGCGGACGCAGGAACGGTGCTCGGCACGGCATTCGCGATCAAGATGGTGGCCTACGTTGGTGTGGCCCCGGTTGCAGCCGCGCTGGCAGACCGATTCCCTCGTCGCACGATGCTGGTCTGTCTGGATCTGGTACGCGCTGCCGTTGCGCTACTGCTGCCTTTCGTTTCGCAGGCGTGGCAGGTCTATGTCCTGATCTTCGTACTGCAAGCGGCGTCGGCGGCCTTTACGCCGACCTTCCAGGCGACGATCCCCGACGTACTGCCCGATGAGAAGGAATACACGCAGGCGCTCTCGCTTTCGCGCTTGGCCTACGACATGGAAAGTCTCGTGAGCCCGATGCTGGCGGCGGCGCTCCTGACGGTCGTCAGCTTTCACAACCTGTTCGCCGGCACAGTCGTCGGCTTTCTTGCATCCGCCGCGCTTGTGGTTTCAGTCGTGCTGCCGAGCCCCAAGCCGAGCGAGCGTCGCGGCATCTACGACCGCACGACGCGCGGCCTGCGCATCTACCTCGCGACGCCCCGGTTGCGGGGACTGTGGGCCGTGCAGGCGGGTGTGGCGGCGGCCGGTGCCATGGTCTTCGTGAACACCGTGGTACTGGTGCAGTCCGCTTGGAGTTTGAGCCAAACCCAGGTGGCATTGGCCTTGGCGACATTCGGTGCGGGGTCCATGGTGGCAGCGCTGGCCTTGCCGCGGGCACTGGAGCGCTTACCCGATCGGCCAGTGATGCTCGCGGGTTTGGCCGTGCTGGTGCTGGGGTTGGCCCTTGGGCCGATCGTTCAGGGAATGAATGGCCTGCTGCCGTTGTGGTTCGTGCTCGGCCTTGGATACTCCGCCGCTCAGACGCCTTCGGGTCGCTTGCTGCGCCGCTCTGCGCATCCGGAAGATCGACCGGCAGTGTACGCGGCGCAGTTCGCGCTATCGCATGCCTGCTGGCTGGTGTTCTATCCATTGGCCGGATGGCTTGGGGCACGAGCGGGGCTGCCCTGGACCTTCGCAGTGCACTGCGCAGCAGCAATCGTCGCACTCGTGCTGACCCTGAAGCTCTGGCCGGTCGATGACCCGGAAGTGCTTGAGCATGAGCACCATGACCTGCCGCCAGGGCACGCGCACGCGGATGGCACTGAGCCAAGGACCGTAAGACTGCGCCATACCCACCCCTATGTGGTGGACGACCTGCACCCACGTTGGCCGGGACTAGAACGATGAACCACCTAGCTGATACATCCAAGAGTAGCGTCCTCGGGCTTATGACGCGGGAGCGTTGGATCGAGGTCGGGCGCATCGCTTTGACGGGAGCCGTCGCACTGCTCTATTGGCGACAACTCGTGCCGCTCTACGTTCTGTGGGTAGCGGTGGCCATCGGCCTTTACCCGCTCGTCAAGACCGGGCTGATTGATCTGTTCACCGAACGGAAGATCGGCACCGAAATCTTCGTCACGATTGCGACGCTCGTCGCGGTGTTCGGCGGCGAAACGGTCGCGGGTGCAGTGTTGATGGTCATCATCCTCATCGCCGAGTTCATCGCCGAGTTGAACACCGATCGCGCGCGGGCTTCCATCAAGGAGCTGATCGGCGCTGTGCCGCAAACGGCACTGGTCCGCGAGGATGGTACGGAGCGCACAGTGCCCATCACCGCGGTCAAGGCCGGACAAGTCGTTCTCGTGCGTACCGGCGAGAAGATTCCGGTGGACGGCGTGGTGGTCGGCGGTAGCGCTGCAGTGAATCAGGCGCCGATCACGGGCGAAAGCGTGCCCCAGGACAAAACCGAAGGCACGCAAGTCTTCGCCGGAACAATCGTCGAATCCGGCGCGATCGACGTGCGCACGGATAGGGTCGGCGGCGACACGATCTTTTCCCGCATCATTGCCTTGGTCGAGAGCGCCGAGTCCGAGAGAGCACCAGTACAGAAGCTGGCGGACAAGGTGGCGAGCTGGCTGATCCCGGTCGTTCTGATCTTTCTGGTCGGCGTATTCCTCGTCACGCGCGATGTCTCGAAGGTGGTGACGCTGTTGATCTTCACGTCGCCGGCAGAGCTTGGCCTGGCGACACCGCTCGTCATGATTGCTGCAATCGCCCGCGCTGCGCGGAGCGGCATTCTGATCAAGGGCGGCCTCTATCTGGAGCTGCTGGCGAAGGCCGACGCGGTGGTCTTTGATAAGACCGGCACCCTGACCGCGAACAAGCCGGAGGTCGTACAGATTCAGTCCTTCGATCCGACCCTCAATGAGGACGATCTTCTGCGCCTTGCGGCTGCGGCAGACCGACGCTCCGCGCATCCGCTGGCCAAAGCTGTTTTCGAGGGTGCGACGCGCCGAAGCATTCAGGTGCCGGAACCACAAACCTTCGAGCAGTTGCAGGCGCGCGGCGTCAAGGCAACCGTCGACGGCAGGATCGTGCTGGTGGGCAATCCGGCTTTGTTGCTTGAGGCCGGGGTGACGATCGACCGACCTGTCGCAGAGTCCGGCCGTACCCCGGTGCATGTGGCGGTAGACGGCAAGCTCGCCGGTGTCATCTTCATTGCCGACACGCTGCGGCCGGGAGCGCGTGAGGCGATTGCCTCGCTCAAGGAAAGCGGCGTCAAGCATGTTGTCATGTTGACGGGAGACAACGCCGCAACGGCCAACGCGATCGCGGGCGAACTCGGCGTGGATGACGTGAAAGCCGACCTGATGCCGGAGGGCAAGGTCGCCGCGATCTCAGAGCTTCAGAAGCAGGGGCTCAAGGTCGCCATGGTCGGCGATGGCGTCAACGACGCCCCCGCGCTGGCGAGCGCAGATGTCGGCATCGCCATGGGCGGCGGCGGCGCCCAAGCAGCCCTTGAAGCGGCAGACATCGCGTTGATGACCGACGACCTGAGCAGGATCGTGGCTGCACGCAGCATTGCCCGCCGCTCCTACCGCACCATCCAGGAGAACCTGTGGGTTGGCGTTGGCGTTGTGCATGTACTTGGGATCACTGCCGCGTTGCTGGGGTGGATCGGACCGATTCAGGCGGCCTTCATCCACCTCGGCCCTGACGTCCTGGTGTTCCTGAACTCCGTGAAGCTGTTGCGGGTGAAGATCGCTGGTACATGACGATGGCAATCCAGCAGACACCATTTCCAGCAACCAAGGTGCACGCAATGCCAGCGAACGCTGTCCTGCGCGCAATCGCATTGCTGATACGGCTGGCCTTGGTGTTGCTGTTGGTGGTCGATCAGGTAGGAGCACCGCTGCATGCGCATCACCATGACTTCGGTATCGACGGTCTGGCCCTCGCAGACGTGCATGCGCACAACGCCGCCGAGGTGCACGACGGGAACACCGTAGATGCTCTGCATGTCGACGGTTGCCAGGGCATCGGTAACGGCCATTCGGTCCTCGCACTTCGCGTTGAGGGCAGGACGGTCATCGCCTCGGCCGAGAAGTCCGATGCTGACCAGCAGCATGCAGCCTTCGTTGCGCTGCTCATGGCAGTGGGAGCACCTTCGGTCGATATTCGCCGACAGCCTGACGATTGGCCCCGTCAGGCGGCACCCCTGTACTTCACAGGCGTAATCCGTCCACAGGTAAGGGCACCCCCACTCCGCGCTTGACATCGGTTCCCCATTGACCAGTCAAGGGCCTGCCCGCCGGTTGCGGCGGCGGGCTGGCATTTCCGCGGAGTATTTATGTCTTACCAATCTTCACTATGGACGCGCACGCTCTGCGCTTCCGCAATCGCGTTCTCTCTCTCGTCAACGGCCTTGGCTGCCGACGAGTTCGCCGTTTCCGCCGCGCAGATGCAGGCCCTGGGCGTAAAGCTACAGCGCCTCGATAAACCTGCATCCATTCCGGGCATGACCTACCCAGCCCGTGTCGTGCTGCCTCCCTCGCAGGAATACGTCGTCAGCGCGCCGCTGGCCGGCGTGGTCGATCAATTGCTGGTCGGTCAGAACGAAGCCGTCAAGCCGGGGCAAGCCTTACTCCGCCTGGCCAGCCCGGAATTGGGCGAGCAGCAGCTCAAGCTGATGGAGGCGGCTTCACGCAACCGCTTGGCGCAACGAACCCTGCAACGCGAGAAGCAACTGGCATCCGAAGGCATCGTGCCCGAGCGCCGTGCGCAGGACGCACAGAACGCCGCCGCAGAGGAGCAAGCTCGCGTGCGACAGGCTGAGGCCGCTTTGCGGCTGGCCGGATTGGATGCCGCATCCATACGCCGCGTTGCTGAAGGCAACGCCATGCAGGATGCGCTAGTCATCCGGGCACGCGCCGGGGGCATCGTGACCGAGCTGAGCATCAAGCCTGGCCAGCGTGTAGCACTCTCCGATCCCTTGGTGCGGGTTGCCGACACCGGCAAGCTGTGGCTCGACATTCAATTGCCGGTGGAGCGTCAGTCGCAGGTGACGGCGCGCGGCGGTCAGGTGGGCATCGTAGGTCGGGATGCGAGCGCCGTCACCGCAAGCCTGGGCAGCACGGTCAGCGACAACCAGACGATCGTGCTGCGCGCGCAGGTCACGCGCGGGGCGGCATTGCTGCGGCCGGGCGAGTTCGTGCAGGCCCAAGTGGCCTTTTTCGGTAGCGGCGAAGGCTGGCCGGTGCCGGTCGCCGCCGTGGCGCGACAGGACGGCAAAGCCTATGTCTTTGTACGCACCGACAAGGGCTTCGTGGCCACGCCAGTGGAGGTACTGGACAGCGCCGGCCAGGCCCTGCGCATCACGGGCGCGCTGCGCCCGGGCCAGGAGATCGCCATCACGTCCGTAATCGGCCTGAAAGCAGCCTGGCTCGGCAAGGGCGGCGGCGAGAAGGGTGAATGACATGCTAACCCGTCTCGTTCAATTCGCGCTCGCGCAGCGCTTGTTCGTCCTGCTGGCCGGCGCCCTGTTGGCCGGCGCGGGCTGGTATGCCTTCCGTAACCTGCCGATCGATGCGTTTCCCGACGTAGCGAGCACGCAGGTCAAGATCATCATGAAGGCCCCGGGCATGACGCCCGAGGAGATCGAAACTCGCATCGCCGTACCGATCGAAGTCGAGATGCTGGGCATTCCCAACCAGCGCATCCTGCGCTCGATGTCCAAGTACGGCATCGTCGATATCACGGTCGATTTCGAGGACGGCACCGATATCTATTGGGCCCGTCAGCAGGTGGCTGAACGGCTGTCCAACATCAGCGCTGATTTGCCTGGGGGCATCAGCGGCGGCATGGCGCCGATCACGACGCCATTGGGCGAGATGTTCATGTTCACCGTCGAATCCAAAGAGATGTCGCTGGAGGAGCGACGTAGTTTGCTCGACTGGGTGATCCGACCCGCCCTGCGTTCGGTGCCAGGCGTGGCGGATGTCAATGCGCTGGGCGGCAAGGTGCGCACCTTCGAGGTCATTCCCGACCCAGTAAAGCTCGCTGCGGTGGGCCTATC
This Cupriavidus nantongensis DNA region includes the following protein-coding sequences:
- a CDS encoding relaxase/mobilization nuclease domain-containing protein; this encodes MTNRRDDDFRIRPSAPKNRGQGFVSKVLKQAGKASSGKSAVRRPGASGNGQHAGQRPGSRLGRGHTAARFAGAKLTPMSRRVTIKTLLVNQQRASPQSLAKHLRYIERDGVGRDGEPGQAYGPQTDAADLDTFKERCADDRHHFRFILSPEDGAELEDLRTYTRHLMGRMEADLGTGLDWVAVNHWNTDNPHTHIVVRGRDDTGKDLIIAGDYIADGYRHRAAELATEWLGPRTELEIQQTLQREVEQQRWTSLDRTLQREAGEDGRVQIERFNEPRLQRQRLLLIGRLQRLQWLGLADEMQPGTWAVHADAEKTLRALGERGDIIRTMQRAMRGEQRELTVFEPADDGRTILGRVAAKGLADELRDRGYLVIDGVDGKAHYVALNARDELANYPAGAVVEVKGSADVRAADKNIAALASDGLYRTDHHLAIAQGQAMPGRDPQEVVAAHVRRLEALRRAGIVERVAEGLWKVPDDLPEQGRRYDAQRLGGVAVELKSHLPIERQARVIGATWLDHQLIGGGKGLGGLGFGGEAKLAMQQRADFLAEQGLAERRGQRVILARNLLGTLRNRELAQAAKDIAAETGLEHRPTANGQRMAGIYRRSIMLASGRYAMLDDGMGFSLVPWKPVIEQRLGHQIAATVRSGGVSWEIGRQRGISIG
- a CDS encoding heavy metal sensor histidine kinase; the encoded protein is MSTQQGGSLGRRLARWLALLTLAGLALTCLAVYTATALSFEERQMDTLRQKQLQVNHLIAEGGTLDNAMLTHKLDDAMVGHSNVGIILIDADDRVLYTNSAGRRLHSGAVGRVPEANPVVSAKHRTMNLRFEGKTDASSVHGLLSLDVSEDDRVLKRLARTLIVAALAGAVVIAAGGFTLVQIGLRPVRDLSPQIQALEADTLHQQLDGTGQPDELVPLVTHVNGLLRRLHKAYEQLEAFNADVAHELFTPLATLMGSTEIALRKARNVESLRDVLGAHLEDLQRMSMIVQDMLFLSQADRGTEARREAIDSLADVARAVADLHEAAIEEAGLQLLVDGDATGAADMRLLQRALSNLIGNATRHARPQSTIAVKIERLGDEVALRVVNQGHTIPAEHLPNLFNRFYRVDAARTDGLRNHGLGLAIVAAIARMHGGRTVAESSDGVTSIGLVVPCH
- a CDS encoding heavy metal response regulator transcription factor yields the protein MKLLIVEDEVKLADYLRKGLAEEGYVIDVAANGIDGLHMASTSNYDLIVLDTMLPGIDGFGLLAALRQSKQTPVIMLTARHRVEDRVRGLKAGADDYLVKPFAFSELVARIEVLLRRVAGTVPAPDALVLLLGDLQVDLVKRRATRAGQRIDLSAKEFQLLTLLLRRKGEVLSRTEIAEQVWDVNFDHGTNVIDVAVRRLRNKLDLPFARPLLHTVRGMGYVLEDRPS
- a CDS encoding DUF4148 domain-containing protein; its protein translation is MKLTHLVALQAVVLVTALPMSAQANSIWHPAPTEEGFTYHPDHWKSTKTRAQVMAEVEVARKDGTLALMARGLPVPIKSSESPKTRAQVIEEMRNELPEARRERLKLYSGGQ
- a CDS encoding HupE/UreJ family protein translates to MHIRSRGGSPVLPWLNWRSRLLLTTLVFATLLTFTAEAIAHAVTEGDKGYIQEISGVNLLPFVYLGAKHMMTGYDHILFLFGVIFFLYRMKHIAIYVSLFALGHSTTMILGVYLNVGINSYVIDAIIGLSVVYKALDNIGAFQRWLGFQPNTKVATLVFGLFHGCGLATKILEYEISPDGLVPNLLAFNVGVELGQLMALAVILIVMGYWRRTRSFLRHAYSANVVMMSLGFMLVGYQLTGFFVS
- a CDS encoding metal-sensing transcriptional repressor produces the protein MNSPHPHVHQTHPAIVKRLRRAGGHLNSIVEMIEQGRSCLDIAQQLQAVEKAIQQAKKTLIQDHLDHCLEDVVGPLARDQRESMAEFKEITRYL
- a CDS encoding MFS transporter; translated protein: MLQILANRTYRHLFLAQVIALVGTGLATVALGLLAYQLAGADAGTVLGTAFAIKMVAYVGVAPVAAALADRFPRRTMLVCLDLVRAAVALLLPFVSQAWQVYVLIFVLQAASAAFTPTFQATIPDVLPDEKEYTQALSLSRLAYDMESLVSPMLAAALLTVVSFHNLFAGTVVGFLASAALVVSVVLPSPKPSERRGIYDRTTRGLRIYLATPRLRGLWAVQAGVAAAGAMVFVNTVVLVQSAWSLSQTQVALALATFGAGSMVAALALPRALERLPDRPVMLAGLAVLVLGLALGPIVQGMNGLLPLWFVLGLGYSAAQTPSGRLLRRSAHPEDRPAVYAAQFALSHACWLVFYPLAGWLGARAGLPWTFAVHCAAAIVALVLTLKLWPVDDPEVLEHEHHDLPPGHAHADGTEPRTVRLRHTHPYVVDDLHPRWPGLER
- a CDS encoding heavy metal translocating P-type ATPase — protein: MNHLADTSKSSVLGLMTRERWIEVGRIALTGAVALLYWRQLVPLYVLWVAVAIGLYPLVKTGLIDLFTERKIGTEIFVTIATLVAVFGGETVAGAVLMVIILIAEFIAELNTDRARASIKELIGAVPQTALVREDGTERTVPITAVKAGQVVLVRTGEKIPVDGVVVGGSAAVNQAPITGESVPQDKTEGTQVFAGTIVESGAIDVRTDRVGGDTIFSRIIALVESAESERAPVQKLADKVASWLIPVVLIFLVGVFLVTRDVSKVVTLLIFTSPAELGLATPLVMIAAIARAARSGILIKGGLYLELLAKADAVVFDKTGTLTANKPEVVQIQSFDPTLNEDDLLRLAAAADRRSAHPLAKAVFEGATRRSIQVPEPQTFEQLQARGVKATVDGRIVLVGNPALLLEAGVTIDRPVAESGRTPVHVAVDGKLAGVIFIADTLRPGAREAIASLKESGVKHVVMLTGDNAATANAIAGELGVDDVKADLMPEGKVAAISELQKQGLKVAMVGDGVNDAPALASADVGIAMGGGGAQAALEAADIALMTDDLSRIVAARSIARRSYRTIQENLWVGVGVVHVLGITAALLGWIGPIQAAFIHLGPDVLVFLNSVKLLRVKIAGT
- a CDS encoding efflux RND transporter periplasmic adaptor subunit, with product MSYQSSLWTRTLCASAIAFSLSSTALAADEFAVSAAQMQALGVKLQRLDKPASIPGMTYPARVVLPPSQEYVVSAPLAGVVDQLLVGQNEAVKPGQALLRLASPELGEQQLKLMEAASRNRLAQRTLQREKQLASEGIVPERRAQDAQNAAAEEQARVRQAEAALRLAGLDAASIRRVAEGNAMQDALVIRARAGGIVTELSIKPGQRVALSDPLVRVADTGKLWLDIQLPVERQSQVTARGGQVGIVGRDASAVTASLGSTVSDNQTIVLRAQVTRGAALLRPGEFVQAQVAFFGSGEGWPVPVAAVARQDGKAYVFVRTDKGFVATPVEVLDSAGQALRITGALRPGQEIAITSVIGLKAAWLGKGGGEKGE